In Dyella terrae, one DNA window encodes the following:
- a CDS encoding TMEM175 family protein, whose amino-acid sequence MGSRVHDPIEERHVGQRHLDRLIMLSDGVFAIAITLSAIEIKPREGAGLSLWDAWSHSLLVYFLSFLLIGVTWANHRRLVAHLRDIDAIGTAINMLLLSLVALLPVVIRFSFEDPSSQEAFVVYALAIAATFLCMLAFWVYTAFIAHLAPDVDRVQAREWLVQMVLAPLTLLAAAMYEVQWRSAAAVMTVVGVALLLSRRWLVRRGRVPASDGEA is encoded by the coding sequence ATGGGAAGTCGCGTTCACGATCCGATCGAGGAACGGCATGTCGGGCAACGGCATCTGGACCGGTTGATCATGTTGTCCGATGGCGTCTTTGCGATCGCCATTACCTTGTCGGCCATCGAGATCAAGCCGCGTGAAGGGGCGGGGTTGTCGTTGTGGGACGCCTGGTCCCATTCCCTCCTGGTGTATTTCCTGAGCTTCCTGCTGATTGGCGTGACCTGGGCCAACCACCGTCGCCTGGTGGCGCACCTGCGCGACATCGATGCCATTGGTACCGCGATCAACATGCTGCTGCTGAGCCTTGTCGCTTTGCTGCCGGTGGTGATCCGTTTCAGCTTCGAGGATCCCTCCAGCCAGGAAGCTTTCGTGGTCTATGCGCTGGCTATTGCGGCGACCTTCCTGTGCATGCTCGCGTTCTGGGTCTATACGGCGTTCATCGCGCACCTCGCGCCCGATGTCGACAGGGTGCAGGCGCGCGAGTGGCTTGTGCAGATGGTGTTGGCGCCGCTGACGCTGCTGGCTGCCGCGATGTACGAGGTGCAGTGGCGATCGGCTGCGGCCGTGATGACGGTCGTCGGCGTGGCGTTGCTTTTGAGTCGCCGTTGGCTGGTCCGCCGCGGCCGCGTGCCGGCGTCGGACGGCGAGGCCTAA